From Amycolatopsis cihanbeyliensis, a single genomic window includes:
- a CDS encoding ARMT1-like domain-containing protein, protein MCDARPPMLPPSQWVTVDAAGWREHRDTVLGRACEPGEAGSLLVGVPDSFTLAERLESRPRWLAPEERDGAVWLRDLVTRRLGARSRAASGTAAEHVHDQVRRVLELPDHDGRPVAETVWNQEAPYLIDRVAAWCLTGDPGHDLDPLPASIDRSRGVAMGLLTGLAARQQPTDSDELCRWALTAGLLDLGIKGGRAVCQPLTIPRGANWPARVAAALVVSAQRPRAVDHLAALHTTVGAGAAHLVLFTDDLIETAVDLLFLQHLLRRHPRLRVTVAPRSGRTDNDATHADVRLLLSHAALRDLAAAVDTGRVAVSPHGPATAAVLLDKLHPTVLRTLHDADAVVVKGGRNHELLTGTLDRPLWTGYVVAREFTEAQAGYDARPGPLMFVHAAPGQRPWWGWRGRAHRILPVAEDRVVPACWTTIADRHRREADPEAQRRDLALLLRCWPQLSQDYPDLARAEIRTLTQGLARTRLAPHDRHLLHQARLVTDPPGAPS, encoded by the coding sequence ATGTGTGACGCCCGGCCACCGATGCTGCCGCCGTCCCAGTGGGTCACGGTCGACGCGGCCGGATGGCGTGAGCACCGCGACACCGTGCTGGGCCGCGCCTGCGAGCCTGGTGAGGCGGGGTCGCTGCTGGTCGGCGTCCCGGACTCGTTCACCCTCGCCGAACGGCTGGAGAGCCGTCCACGGTGGCTCGCCCCGGAGGAGCGGGACGGGGCCGTGTGGCTGCGCGACCTGGTCACCCGGCGACTGGGCGCGCGCTCCCGAGCCGCCAGCGGCACGGCCGCGGAGCACGTCCATGACCAGGTGCGGCGGGTGCTGGAGCTACCGGATCACGACGGGCGGCCGGTGGCCGAGACGGTGTGGAACCAGGAGGCGCCGTACCTGATCGACCGGGTCGCGGCCTGGTGCCTGACCGGCGATCCCGGACACGACCTCGATCCACTGCCCGCCAGCATCGACCGGAGCCGGGGCGTGGCCATGGGGTTGCTGACCGGCCTGGCCGCGCGCCAGCAACCCACCGATAGCGACGAGCTGTGCCGCTGGGCACTGACCGCCGGACTGCTCGACCTGGGTATCAAAGGTGGCCGGGCGGTATGCCAGCCGCTGACGATCCCCCGCGGTGCGAACTGGCCCGCCCGGGTGGCGGCCGCGCTGGTGGTCTCCGCGCAACGTCCCCGGGCTGTGGACCACCTGGCCGCCTTGCACACCACCGTGGGCGCCGGTGCGGCACACCTGGTGCTGTTCACCGACGACCTGATCGAAACCGCGGTCGACCTGCTGTTCCTGCAGCACCTACTCCGCCGCCATCCCCGGCTCCGGGTCACCGTGGCGCCGCGCAGCGGCCGCACGGACAACGACGCCACCCACGCCGATGTCCGGCTCCTGCTCAGTCATGCCGCGCTGCGGGACCTCGCCGCCGCCGTCGATACCGGCCGGGTCGCAGTCAGCCCGCACGGCCCGGCCACCGCGGCCGTCCTGCTGGACAAGCTGCACCCCACCGTGCTGCGGACGCTGCACGATGCCGACGCGGTCGTGGTGAAAGGGGGCCGCAACCACGAACTGCTCACCGGCACCCTCGACCGGCCACTGTGGACTGGATACGTGGTCGCGCGGGAGTTCACCGAGGCCCAGGCCGGCTACGACGCCCGACCGGGCCCACTGATGTTCGTGCACGCAGCCCCCGGCCAGCGACCGTGGTGGGGCTGGCGCGGCCGGGCGCACCGCATTCTGCCCGTGGCCGAGGACCGCGTCGTCCCGGCGTGCTGGACCACCATCGCCGACCGGCACCGTCGCGAGGCCGACCCCGAGGCGCAGCGCCGCGACCTTGCCCTGCTCCTGCGGTGCTGGCCGCAGCTGAGCCAGGACTATCCCGACCTCGCCCGCGCGGAGATCCGCACCCTGACCCAGGGCCTTGCCCGCACCAGGCTCGCACCGCACGACCGCCACCTGCTGCACCAGGCACGCCTGGTCACCGACCCTCCAGGAGCACCCTCGTGA